A single window of Zea mays cultivar B73 chromosome 10, Zm-B73-REFERENCE-NAM-5.0, whole genome shotgun sequence DNA harbors:
- the LOC103641439 gene encoding zinc finger CCCH domain-containing protein 24 isoform X5 has translation MTVGFVTFQSVEQLTNAVQILKKNPSGGKEIKIVDANRRSHQKAHDGALVSNTGTTTENGSSPTTPAEETSVLESVSSSKKGARDAVTPLANMTYIDQLEHKNQSMAQILKKLTRNARKACPPAIPHPDWVFKSKEIGGLPCKFEGILESPVVNGYRNKCEFSVGYSLEGKKTVGFMLGNFREGVTAVEEPVNCPNVSEISCKYAQMFQDFLQPSSFPLWSRIDNSGFWRQLTVREGRCPAEAVVSQNAESQISEVMLIVQVCSTGVDEALMKEEFDKLSAILIQGAATCSPPLPLTTIVVQDHKGISNAAPTDCPLIPLLVPKGDQLDGTTEDKIRIHDHISNLKFSLSPTAFFQVNTLAAERLYTLAGDWANLNSDTLLFDVCCGTGTIGLTLAQHVGMVVGIEMNESAVSNACRNALVNGIKNCRFVCGKAEDVMGPLLTEYLGSPQQQAAASKSNSEIDDASKNEDTIGCASYDGENIDSSKQRNDNAEGQQPMGASVDHPTCASEVDENNVASGEQNCGEASLVNDKPIETASDNSLEQGKACKDGSSSPNNNVLAANACQFKNVVAIVDSPRVGLRPTVIKALRTHPRIRRLVYVSCNPDSLVANAIELCTPTSEKQEKNKGNRGWRSMSSAGLARQRTKSMPNSEPFIPKRAMAVDLFPHTPHCEMVMLFER, from the exons aTGACAGTTGGTTTTGTGACTTTTCAGAGTGTTGAACAACTAACAAATGCTGTTCAG ATCCTTAAGAAGAACCCTTCTGGTGGAAAGGAAATAAAGATAGTAGATGCCAATCGTAGGTCTCATCAAAAAGCACATGATGGAGCACTTGTATCCAATACTGGAACCACAACAGAAAATGGTAGCAGTCCTACTACACCTGCAGAGGAAACATCTGTGCTTGAATCGGTGTCATCAAGTAAAAAAGGTGCCCGTGATGCAGTTACTCCCCTTGCCAATATGACTTACATTGATCAGCTAGAACACAAAAATCAATCTATGGCACAGATACTGAAGAAACTT ACTCGCAATGCTAGGAAAGCTTGCCCACCTGCCATTCCCCATCCTGATTGGGTTTTTAAATCAAAGGAAATCG GTGGTCTTCCTTGCAAGTTTGAAGGCATTTTGGAGTCCCCAGTTGTTAATGGATACCGTAACAAGTGTGAGTTCTCTGTAGGATATTCCTTAGAGGGCAAAAAGACAGTAGGATTTATGCTCGGAAATTTCAG GGAAGGTGTGACTGCTGTTGAGGAACCTGTGAATTGTCCAAATGTCTCAGAAATTTCCTGCAAATACGCTCAGATGTTCCAAGATTTTCTTCAACCATCAAGTTTCCCTTTGTGGAGCAGGATTGACAACTCTGGGTTTTGGCGCCAACTCACA GTCCGTGAAGGAAGATGTCCAGCTGAAGCTGTTGTTTCACAGAATGCAGAATCACAAATATCAGAAGTCATGCTTATTGTGCAG GTGTGTTCAACAGGTGTTGATGAAGCTCTTATGAAAGAAGAGTTTGACAAGCTGTCTGCTATCCTGATACAAGGAGCAGCAACATGCTCACCTCCCTTGCCACTGACAACTATTGTAGTGCAA GATCATAAAGGGATATCAAATGCTGCACCTACTGATTGCCCACTGATCCCACTATTGGTACCAAAGGGAGATCAGTTGGATGGCACAACAGAAGATAAAATAAGAATCCATGATCACATAAGCAACTTAAAGTTCTCTCTATCACCAACAGCTTTTTTCCAG GTTAATACTCTTGCTGCGGAAAGGTTGTACACCCTTGCTGGTGATTGGGCTAATCTCAATTCAGACACATTACTTTTTGATGTGTGTTGTGGGACTGGAACTATTGGCCTGACCTTAGCACAGCATGTTGGAATG GTTGTTGGGATTGAAATGAATGAATCGGCAGTTTCAAATGCTTGCAGAAATGCCCTTGTCAATGGCATAAAAAATTGTCGTTTTGTCTGTGGTAAG GCTGAAGATGTGATGGGGCCCCTTCTCACAGAATATCTTGGTTCACCACAGCAGCAGGCTGCAGCTTCTAAAAGTAATTCTGAAATCGATGATGCAAGCAAAAATGAGGATACAATTGGCTGTGCAAGTTATGATGGTGAAAATATAGATAGCTCAAAGCAGAGAAATGACAATGCTGAAGGTCAGCAGCCTATGGGTGCGTCAGTTGATCATCCTACCTGTGCAAGCGAGGTGGATGAAAACAATGTGGCTTCTGGTGAACAGAATTGTGGGGAAGCATCATTGGTTAATGATAAACCCATTGAGACAGCATCAGATAATAGTTTGGAGCAAGGCAAGGCATGCAAGGATGGTTCTTCCAGTCCAAACAACAATGTCCTTGCTGCTAATGCATGCCAGTTTAAGAATGTCGTTGCTATTGTAGACTCTCCACGTGTTGGCCTTCGCCCTACT GTGATCAAGGCATTGAGGACGCATCCACGTATTCGACGTCTAGT GTACGTTTCCTGCAACCCTGACAGTCTAGTCGCCAACGCGATCGAGCTTTGCACACCAACATCCGAGAAACAAGAGAAGAACAAGGGCAACCGAGGGTGGCGGTCTATGAGCAGCGCGGGGCTtgctcggcagaggacgaagtcgATGCCCAACTCTGAGCCTTTTATCCCCAAGAGGGCAATGGCTGTCGATCTGTTCCCTCACACGCCGCATTGCGAGATGGTTATGCTCTTTGAGAGATGA
- the LOC103641439 gene encoding zinc finger CCCH domain-containing protein 24 isoform X1 — translation MEDVLTPPPQPELVGEKRKRDETSLDASIEDAPAAPASTGGAEDAAGSDVARHPMWKTSLCSYFRRRGAGAEECSHGESCRYAHTEEELRPRPDGTWDPTSDRAKKLRKVAAEAQEEAEEEVTVDEQSLEKCLVGLPMGWTADRLKPFLQDQGISYAIAKKKKGMTVGFVTFQSVEQLTNAVQILKKNPSGGKEIKIVDANRRSHQKAHDGALVSNTGTTTENGSSPTTPAEETSVLESVSSSKKGARDAVTPLANMTYIDQLEHKNQSMAQILKKLTRNARKACPPAIPHPDWVFKSKEIGGLPCKFEGILESPVVNGYRNKCEFSVGYSLEGKKTVGFMLGNFREGVTAVEEPVNCPNVSEISCKYAQMFQDFLQPSSFPLWSRIDNSGFWRQLTVREGRCPAEAVVSQNAESQISEVMLIVQVCSTGVDEALMKEEFDKLSAILIQGAATCSPPLPLTTIVVQDHKGISNAAPTDCPLIPLLVPKGDQLDGTTEDKIRIHDHISNLKFSLSPTAFFQVNTLAAERLYTLAGDWANLNSDTLLFDVCCGTGTIGLTLAQHVGMVVGIEMNESAVSNACRNALVNGIKNCRFVCGKAEDVMGPLLTEYLGSPQQQAAASKSNSEIDDASKNEDTIGCASYDGENIDSSKQRNDNAEGQQPMGASVDHPTCASEVDENNVASGEQNCGEASLVNDKPIETASDNSLEQGKACKDGSSSPNNNVLAANACQFKNVVAIVDSPRVGLRPTVIKALRTHPRIRRLVYVSCNPDSLVANAIELCTPTSEKQEKNKGNRGWRSMSSAGLARQRTKSMPNSEPFIPKRAMAVDLFPHTPHCEMVMLFER, via the exons ATGGAGGACGTCCTGACACCGCCGCCGCAGCCGGAACTCGTCGGAGAGAAGCGTAAGAGGGATGAGACTTCGCTGGATGCGTCCATTGAAGACGCTCCAGCCGCCCCCGCCTCCACCGGCGGCGCCGAGGATGCGGCCGGCAGCGACGTCGCCCGGCACCCGATGTGGAAGACGAGCCTGTGCTCCTACTTTCGCCGTCGCGGCGCCGGCGCCGAAGAGTGCAGCCACGGGGAGTCCTGCCGTTACGCGCACACCGAGGAGGAGCTCCGCCCGCGTCCCGACGGCACCTGGGACCCCACCTCTGACCGCGCCAAGAAGCTGCGCAAGGTCGCCGCGGAGGCCCAGGAGGAGGCCGAGGAGGAGGTCACGGTGGATGAGCAGTCACTTGAAAAGTGCCTCGTCGGGCTCCCCATGGGGTGGACGGCTGATAGGCTCAAGCCCTTCCTCCAGGACCAG GGAATCTCATATGCaatagcaaagaaaaagaagggaaTGACAGTTGGTTTTGTGACTTTTCAGAGTGTTGAACAACTAACAAATGCTGTTCAG ATCCTTAAGAAGAACCCTTCTGGTGGAAAGGAAATAAAGATAGTAGATGCCAATCGTAGGTCTCATCAAAAAGCACATGATGGAGCACTTGTATCCAATACTGGAACCACAACAGAAAATGGTAGCAGTCCTACTACACCTGCAGAGGAAACATCTGTGCTTGAATCGGTGTCATCAAGTAAAAAAGGTGCCCGTGATGCAGTTACTCCCCTTGCCAATATGACTTACATTGATCAGCTAGAACACAAAAATCAATCTATGGCACAGATACTGAAGAAACTT ACTCGCAATGCTAGGAAAGCTTGCCCACCTGCCATTCCCCATCCTGATTGGGTTTTTAAATCAAAGGAAATCG GTGGTCTTCCTTGCAAGTTTGAAGGCATTTTGGAGTCCCCAGTTGTTAATGGATACCGTAACAAGTGTGAGTTCTCTGTAGGATATTCCTTAGAGGGCAAAAAGACAGTAGGATTTATGCTCGGAAATTTCAG GGAAGGTGTGACTGCTGTTGAGGAACCTGTGAATTGTCCAAATGTCTCAGAAATTTCCTGCAAATACGCTCAGATGTTCCAAGATTTTCTTCAACCATCAAGTTTCCCTTTGTGGAGCAGGATTGACAACTCTGGGTTTTGGCGCCAACTCACA GTCCGTGAAGGAAGATGTCCAGCTGAAGCTGTTGTTTCACAGAATGCAGAATCACAAATATCAGAAGTCATGCTTATTGTGCAG GTGTGTTCAACAGGTGTTGATGAAGCTCTTATGAAAGAAGAGTTTGACAAGCTGTCTGCTATCCTGATACAAGGAGCAGCAACATGCTCACCTCCCTTGCCACTGACAACTATTGTAGTGCAA GATCATAAAGGGATATCAAATGCTGCACCTACTGATTGCCCACTGATCCCACTATTGGTACCAAAGGGAGATCAGTTGGATGGCACAACAGAAGATAAAATAAGAATCCATGATCACATAAGCAACTTAAAGTTCTCTCTATCACCAACAGCTTTTTTCCAG GTTAATACTCTTGCTGCGGAAAGGTTGTACACCCTTGCTGGTGATTGGGCTAATCTCAATTCAGACACATTACTTTTTGATGTGTGTTGTGGGACTGGAACTATTGGCCTGACCTTAGCACAGCATGTTGGAATG GTTGTTGGGATTGAAATGAATGAATCGGCAGTTTCAAATGCTTGCAGAAATGCCCTTGTCAATGGCATAAAAAATTGTCGTTTTGTCTGTGGTAAG GCTGAAGATGTGATGGGGCCCCTTCTCACAGAATATCTTGGTTCACCACAGCAGCAGGCTGCAGCTTCTAAAAGTAATTCTGAAATCGATGATGCAAGCAAAAATGAGGATACAATTGGCTGTGCAAGTTATGATGGTGAAAATATAGATAGCTCAAAGCAGAGAAATGACAATGCTGAAGGTCAGCAGCCTATGGGTGCGTCAGTTGATCATCCTACCTGTGCAAGCGAGGTGGATGAAAACAATGTGGCTTCTGGTGAACAGAATTGTGGGGAAGCATCATTGGTTAATGATAAACCCATTGAGACAGCATCAGATAATAGTTTGGAGCAAGGCAAGGCATGCAAGGATGGTTCTTCCAGTCCAAACAACAATGTCCTTGCTGCTAATGCATGCCAGTTTAAGAATGTCGTTGCTATTGTAGACTCTCCACGTGTTGGCCTTCGCCCTACT GTGATCAAGGCATTGAGGACGCATCCACGTATTCGACGTCTAGT GTACGTTTCCTGCAACCCTGACAGTCTAGTCGCCAACGCGATCGAGCTTTGCACACCAACATCCGAGAAACAAGAGAAGAACAAGGGCAACCGAGGGTGGCGGTCTATGAGCAGCGCGGGGCTtgctcggcagaggacgaagtcgATGCCCAACTCTGAGCCTTTTATCCCCAAGAGGGCAATGGCTGTCGATCTGTTCCCTCACACGCCGCATTGCGAGATGGTTATGCTCTTTGAGAGATGA
- the LOC103641439 gene encoding zinc finger CCCH domain-containing protein 24 isoform X3, producing MEDVLTPPPQPELVGEKRKRDETSLDASIEDAPAAPASTGGAEDAAGSDVARHPMWKTSLCSYFRRRGAGAEECSHGESCRYAHTEEELRPRPDGTWDPTSDRAKKLRKVAAEAQEEAEEEVTVDEQSLEKCLVGLPMGWTADRLKPFLQDQGISYAIAKKKKGMTVGFVTFQSVEQLTNAVQILKKNPSGGKEIKIVDANRRSHQKAHDGALVSNTGTTTENGSSPTTPAEETSVLESVSSSKKGARDAVTPLANMTYIDQLEHKNQSMAQILKKLTRNARKACPPAIPHPDWVFKSKEIGGLPCKFEGILESPVVNGYRNKCEFSVGYSLEGKKTVGFMLGNFREGVTAVEEPVNCPNVSEISCKYAQMFQDFLQPSSFPLWSRIDNSGFWRQLTVREGRCPAEAVVSQNAESQISEVMLIVQVCSTGVDEALMKEEFDKLSAILIQGAATCSPPLPLTTIVVQDHKGISNAAPTDCPLIPLLVPKGDQLDGTTEDKIRIHDHISNLKFSLSPTAFFQVNTLAAERLYTLAGDWANLNSDTLLFDVCCGTGTIGLTLAQHVGMVVGIEMNESAVSNACRNALVNGIKNCRFVCGKAEDVMGPLLTEYLGSPQQQAAASKSNSEIDDASKNEDTIGCASYDGENIDSSKQRNDNAEGQQPMGASVDHPTCASEVDENNVASGEQNCGEASLVNDKPIETASDNSLEQGKACKDGSSSPNNNVLAANACQFKNVVAIVDSPRVGLRPTVRGWDRIIQVLSTVVPQNWRDEREHQSTFPATLTV from the exons ATGGAGGACGTCCTGACACCGCCGCCGCAGCCGGAACTCGTCGGAGAGAAGCGTAAGAGGGATGAGACTTCGCTGGATGCGTCCATTGAAGACGCTCCAGCCGCCCCCGCCTCCACCGGCGGCGCCGAGGATGCGGCCGGCAGCGACGTCGCCCGGCACCCGATGTGGAAGACGAGCCTGTGCTCCTACTTTCGCCGTCGCGGCGCCGGCGCCGAAGAGTGCAGCCACGGGGAGTCCTGCCGTTACGCGCACACCGAGGAGGAGCTCCGCCCGCGTCCCGACGGCACCTGGGACCCCACCTCTGACCGCGCCAAGAAGCTGCGCAAGGTCGCCGCGGAGGCCCAGGAGGAGGCCGAGGAGGAGGTCACGGTGGATGAGCAGTCACTTGAAAAGTGCCTCGTCGGGCTCCCCATGGGGTGGACGGCTGATAGGCTCAAGCCCTTCCTCCAGGACCAG GGAATCTCATATGCaatagcaaagaaaaagaagggaaTGACAGTTGGTTTTGTGACTTTTCAGAGTGTTGAACAACTAACAAATGCTGTTCAG ATCCTTAAGAAGAACCCTTCTGGTGGAAAGGAAATAAAGATAGTAGATGCCAATCGTAGGTCTCATCAAAAAGCACATGATGGAGCACTTGTATCCAATACTGGAACCACAACAGAAAATGGTAGCAGTCCTACTACACCTGCAGAGGAAACATCTGTGCTTGAATCGGTGTCATCAAGTAAAAAAGGTGCCCGTGATGCAGTTACTCCCCTTGCCAATATGACTTACATTGATCAGCTAGAACACAAAAATCAATCTATGGCACAGATACTGAAGAAACTT ACTCGCAATGCTAGGAAAGCTTGCCCACCTGCCATTCCCCATCCTGATTGGGTTTTTAAATCAAAGGAAATCG GTGGTCTTCCTTGCAAGTTTGAAGGCATTTTGGAGTCCCCAGTTGTTAATGGATACCGTAACAAGTGTGAGTTCTCTGTAGGATATTCCTTAGAGGGCAAAAAGACAGTAGGATTTATGCTCGGAAATTTCAG GGAAGGTGTGACTGCTGTTGAGGAACCTGTGAATTGTCCAAATGTCTCAGAAATTTCCTGCAAATACGCTCAGATGTTCCAAGATTTTCTTCAACCATCAAGTTTCCCTTTGTGGAGCAGGATTGACAACTCTGGGTTTTGGCGCCAACTCACA GTCCGTGAAGGAAGATGTCCAGCTGAAGCTGTTGTTTCACAGAATGCAGAATCACAAATATCAGAAGTCATGCTTATTGTGCAG GTGTGTTCAACAGGTGTTGATGAAGCTCTTATGAAAGAAGAGTTTGACAAGCTGTCTGCTATCCTGATACAAGGAGCAGCAACATGCTCACCTCCCTTGCCACTGACAACTATTGTAGTGCAA GATCATAAAGGGATATCAAATGCTGCACCTACTGATTGCCCACTGATCCCACTATTGGTACCAAAGGGAGATCAGTTGGATGGCACAACAGAAGATAAAATAAGAATCCATGATCACATAAGCAACTTAAAGTTCTCTCTATCACCAACAGCTTTTTTCCAG GTTAATACTCTTGCTGCGGAAAGGTTGTACACCCTTGCTGGTGATTGGGCTAATCTCAATTCAGACACATTACTTTTTGATGTGTGTTGTGGGACTGGAACTATTGGCCTGACCTTAGCACAGCATGTTGGAATG GTTGTTGGGATTGAAATGAATGAATCGGCAGTTTCAAATGCTTGCAGAAATGCCCTTGTCAATGGCATAAAAAATTGTCGTTTTGTCTGTGGTAAG GCTGAAGATGTGATGGGGCCCCTTCTCACAGAATATCTTGGTTCACCACAGCAGCAGGCTGCAGCTTCTAAAAGTAATTCTGAAATCGATGATGCAAGCAAAAATGAGGATACAATTGGCTGTGCAAGTTATGATGGTGAAAATATAGATAGCTCAAAGCAGAGAAATGACAATGCTGAAGGTCAGCAGCCTATGGGTGCGTCAGTTGATCATCCTACCTGTGCAAGCGAGGTGGATGAAAACAATGTGGCTTCTGGTGAACAGAATTGTGGGGAAGCATCATTGGTTAATGATAAACCCATTGAGACAGCATCAGATAATAGTTTGGAGCAAGGCAAGGCATGCAAGGATGGTTCTTCCAGTCCAAACAACAATGTCCTTGCTGCTAATGCATGCCAGTTTAAGAATGTCGTTGCTATTGTAGACTCTCCACGTGTTGGCCTTCGCCCTACT GTCAGGGGTTGGGACAGGATTATTCAAGTGTTGTCCACAGTtgtccctcaaaattggagggacgagagagAACACCAGA GTACGTTTCCTGCAACCCTGACAGTCTAG
- the LOC103641439 gene encoding zinc finger CCCH domain-containing protein 24 isoform X2: protein MEDVLTPPPQPELVGEKRKRDETSLDASIEDAPAAPASTGGAEDAAGSDVARHPMWKTSLCSYFRRRGAGAEECSHGESCRYAHTEEELRPRPDGTWDPTSDRAKKLRKVAAEAQEEAEEEVTVDEQSLEKCLVGLPMGWTADRLKPFLQDQGISYAIAKKKKGMTVGFVTFQSVEQLTNAVQILKKNPSGGKEIKIVDANRRSHQKAHDGALVSNTGTTTENGSSPTTPAEETSVLESVSSSKKGARDAVTPLANMTYIDQLEHKNQSMAQILKKLTRNARKACPPAIPHPDWVFKSKEIGGLPCKFEGILESPVVNGYRNKCEFSVGYSLEGKKTVGFMLGNFREGVTAVEEPVNCPNVSEISCKYAQMFQDFLQPSSFPLWSRIDNSGFWRQLTVREGRCPAEAVVSQNAESQISEVMLIVQVCSTGVDEALMKEEFDKLSAILIQGAATCSPPLPLTTIVVQDHKGISNAAPTDCPLIPLLVPKGDQLDGTTEDKIRIHDHISNLKFSLSPTAFFQVNTLAAERLYTLAGDWANLNSDTLLFDVCCGTGTIGLTLAQHVGMVVGIEMNESAVSNACRNALVNGIKNCRFVCGKAEDVMGPLLTEYLGSPQQQAAASKSNSEIDDASKNEDTIGCASYDGENIDSSKQRNDNAEGQQPMGASVDHPTCASEVDENNVASGEQNCGEASLVNDKPIETASDNSLEQGKACKDGSSSPNNNVLAANACQFKNVVAIVDSPRVGLRPTVRGWDRIIQVLSTVVPQNWRDEREHQSDQGIEDASTYSTSSVRFLQP, encoded by the exons ATGGAGGACGTCCTGACACCGCCGCCGCAGCCGGAACTCGTCGGAGAGAAGCGTAAGAGGGATGAGACTTCGCTGGATGCGTCCATTGAAGACGCTCCAGCCGCCCCCGCCTCCACCGGCGGCGCCGAGGATGCGGCCGGCAGCGACGTCGCCCGGCACCCGATGTGGAAGACGAGCCTGTGCTCCTACTTTCGCCGTCGCGGCGCCGGCGCCGAAGAGTGCAGCCACGGGGAGTCCTGCCGTTACGCGCACACCGAGGAGGAGCTCCGCCCGCGTCCCGACGGCACCTGGGACCCCACCTCTGACCGCGCCAAGAAGCTGCGCAAGGTCGCCGCGGAGGCCCAGGAGGAGGCCGAGGAGGAGGTCACGGTGGATGAGCAGTCACTTGAAAAGTGCCTCGTCGGGCTCCCCATGGGGTGGACGGCTGATAGGCTCAAGCCCTTCCTCCAGGACCAG GGAATCTCATATGCaatagcaaagaaaaagaagggaaTGACAGTTGGTTTTGTGACTTTTCAGAGTGTTGAACAACTAACAAATGCTGTTCAG ATCCTTAAGAAGAACCCTTCTGGTGGAAAGGAAATAAAGATAGTAGATGCCAATCGTAGGTCTCATCAAAAAGCACATGATGGAGCACTTGTATCCAATACTGGAACCACAACAGAAAATGGTAGCAGTCCTACTACACCTGCAGAGGAAACATCTGTGCTTGAATCGGTGTCATCAAGTAAAAAAGGTGCCCGTGATGCAGTTACTCCCCTTGCCAATATGACTTACATTGATCAGCTAGAACACAAAAATCAATCTATGGCACAGATACTGAAGAAACTT ACTCGCAATGCTAGGAAAGCTTGCCCACCTGCCATTCCCCATCCTGATTGGGTTTTTAAATCAAAGGAAATCG GTGGTCTTCCTTGCAAGTTTGAAGGCATTTTGGAGTCCCCAGTTGTTAATGGATACCGTAACAAGTGTGAGTTCTCTGTAGGATATTCCTTAGAGGGCAAAAAGACAGTAGGATTTATGCTCGGAAATTTCAG GGAAGGTGTGACTGCTGTTGAGGAACCTGTGAATTGTCCAAATGTCTCAGAAATTTCCTGCAAATACGCTCAGATGTTCCAAGATTTTCTTCAACCATCAAGTTTCCCTTTGTGGAGCAGGATTGACAACTCTGGGTTTTGGCGCCAACTCACA GTCCGTGAAGGAAGATGTCCAGCTGAAGCTGTTGTTTCACAGAATGCAGAATCACAAATATCAGAAGTCATGCTTATTGTGCAG GTGTGTTCAACAGGTGTTGATGAAGCTCTTATGAAAGAAGAGTTTGACAAGCTGTCTGCTATCCTGATACAAGGAGCAGCAACATGCTCACCTCCCTTGCCACTGACAACTATTGTAGTGCAA GATCATAAAGGGATATCAAATGCTGCACCTACTGATTGCCCACTGATCCCACTATTGGTACCAAAGGGAGATCAGTTGGATGGCACAACAGAAGATAAAATAAGAATCCATGATCACATAAGCAACTTAAAGTTCTCTCTATCACCAACAGCTTTTTTCCAG GTTAATACTCTTGCTGCGGAAAGGTTGTACACCCTTGCTGGTGATTGGGCTAATCTCAATTCAGACACATTACTTTTTGATGTGTGTTGTGGGACTGGAACTATTGGCCTGACCTTAGCACAGCATGTTGGAATG GTTGTTGGGATTGAAATGAATGAATCGGCAGTTTCAAATGCTTGCAGAAATGCCCTTGTCAATGGCATAAAAAATTGTCGTTTTGTCTGTGGTAAG GCTGAAGATGTGATGGGGCCCCTTCTCACAGAATATCTTGGTTCACCACAGCAGCAGGCTGCAGCTTCTAAAAGTAATTCTGAAATCGATGATGCAAGCAAAAATGAGGATACAATTGGCTGTGCAAGTTATGATGGTGAAAATATAGATAGCTCAAAGCAGAGAAATGACAATGCTGAAGGTCAGCAGCCTATGGGTGCGTCAGTTGATCATCCTACCTGTGCAAGCGAGGTGGATGAAAACAATGTGGCTTCTGGTGAACAGAATTGTGGGGAAGCATCATTGGTTAATGATAAACCCATTGAGACAGCATCAGATAATAGTTTGGAGCAAGGCAAGGCATGCAAGGATGGTTCTTCCAGTCCAAACAACAATGTCCTTGCTGCTAATGCATGCCAGTTTAAGAATGTCGTTGCTATTGTAGACTCTCCACGTGTTGGCCTTCGCCCTACT GTCAGGGGTTGGGACAGGATTATTCAAGTGTTGTCCACAGTtgtccctcaaaattggagggacgagagagAACACCAGA GTGATCAAGGCATTGAGGACGCATCCACGTATTCGACGTCTAGT GTACGTTTCCTGCAACCCTGA